A single region of the Streptomyces sp. NBC_01262 genome encodes:
- a CDS encoding FAD-binding oxidoreductase, which produces MTSALTTERATAGARLLGLLARDLAPDRLTTDPGGTAAYAADRSGTRPDGQPLAVVHAARTDDVRIALRHANDLRVPVVPRGAGTGLSGGATADEGSLVLDLARMNRITEIAPDDQLAVVEPGVITADLDRAAAAHGLRYAPDPASAAISTIGGNIATNAGGLRCAKYGVTRDSVLGLEAVLADGTVIRTGRRTVKGVTGYDLTALLTGSEGTLGVITSATLRLRPVPVATATVAAYFATFEAAADAATAITAARVVPAMAELLDGPVLGAIDDAQGSGLRGSGEALLLVQCDGAGALAEAEEVVRVLRKARAVSVRLTTDPAEADALLAARRLALPSIERAGRPLIEDIAVPRSRLAEAVREIAAIAARNDVRIYTLAHAADGNLHPILVVDPASPGVPEAAWRAAGEVFATALRLGGTLTGEHGVGLLKRRWVADELGPDNHALQWRLKAAFDPNGILNPGKAI; this is translated from the coding sequence ATGACCAGCGCCCTCACCACGGAGCGGGCCACCGCCGGAGCCCGCCTGCTCGGCCTGCTCGCCCGTGACCTCGCCCCCGACCGGCTCACCACCGACCCCGGCGGCACGGCCGCGTACGCCGCAGACCGCTCCGGCACCCGCCCGGACGGGCAGCCGCTGGCCGTCGTCCACGCCGCCCGTACCGACGACGTACGGATCGCGCTGCGCCACGCGAACGACCTGCGCGTGCCGGTCGTGCCGCGCGGCGCCGGGACCGGGCTGTCCGGCGGGGCGACGGCCGACGAGGGCAGCCTGGTCCTGGACCTGGCCCGGATGAACCGGATCACCGAGATCGCGCCGGACGACCAGCTCGCGGTGGTCGAGCCGGGCGTCATCACCGCGGACCTCGACCGCGCCGCCGCCGCGCACGGGCTGCGCTACGCCCCCGATCCGGCCAGCGCCGCCATCTCCACCATCGGCGGCAACATCGCCACCAACGCGGGCGGCCTGCGCTGCGCCAAGTACGGGGTGACCCGGGACAGCGTCCTGGGCCTGGAGGCGGTGCTCGCCGACGGCACGGTCATCCGCACCGGCCGCCGCACCGTCAAGGGCGTCACGGGCTACGACCTCACCGCCCTGCTGACCGGCTCCGAGGGCACGCTGGGCGTCATCACCTCGGCCACCCTGCGGCTGCGGCCCGTACCGGTCGCCACCGCGACCGTCGCCGCGTACTTCGCCACCTTCGAGGCGGCGGCGGACGCGGCCACCGCGATCACCGCGGCCCGGGTCGTGCCCGCGATGGCCGAGCTGCTGGACGGCCCGGTCCTCGGCGCGATCGACGACGCCCAGGGCTCCGGCCTGCGCGGCAGCGGCGAGGCGCTGCTCCTGGTCCAGTGCGACGGGGCCGGCGCCCTCGCCGAGGCCGAGGAGGTCGTACGGGTCCTGCGCAAGGCCCGGGCCGTCTCCGTACGGCTCACCACGGACCCGGCCGAGGCGGACGCGCTGCTGGCGGCCCGCCGCCTCGCGCTGCCGTCCATCGAGCGGGCCGGCCGCCCGCTGATCGAGGACATCGCCGTGCCGCGCTCCCGGCTCGCCGAGGCGGTACGCGAGATCGCGGCCATCGCCGCACGCAACGACGTGCGCATCTACACCCTCGCGCACGCCGCCGACGGCAATCTGCACCCGATCCTGGTCGTCGATCCCGCGTCGCCCGGCGTCCCGGAGGCCGCCTGGCGGGCGGCCGGCGAGGTCTTCGCCACCGCGCTGCGCCTGGGCGGCACGCTGACGGGCGAGCACGGGGTCGGGCTGCTCAAGCGCCGATGGGTGGCCGACGAGCTCGGGCCCGACAATCACGCTCTGCAGTGGCGGCTGAAGGCGGCCTTCGATCCCAACGGCATCCTCAACCCGGGCAAGGCGATATAA
- a CDS encoding acyl-CoA dehydrogenase family protein: MTQNPNLLPEVTARLAATAEEYDRTAAFPEAGIRAVHEAGLLTATVGEQYGGSGLGIAGTARILHALGEGDPSVALISAMTISVHALQARRPHWPEGLYKRILAESEQGPVLLNHARVEPELGSPARGGLPATTARRTGTGWSISGSKRFVTGAEGLDWFLVWATTDEPEPRVGTFAVPGSAPGIEIAGRWDHLGLRASGSHDITFHEVEVPDENLVDVAPQGPGAEQDNRALAALHLPLNALYLGVARAAQRYFHRFAHERIPSNLGHPVARTERFRRAAGEIELLLTAAEQLVFTGAERVDAGDGTYTPEQALGTKVLAARHALTAVETAVRLLGNPGLSRANPLERHYRDIQCAPVHAPQDDIVLLALGKAALSR; the protein is encoded by the coding sequence ATGACGCAGAACCCGAACCTCCTGCCCGAGGTCACCGCGCGCCTGGCCGCCACCGCCGAGGAGTACGACCGCACCGCGGCCTTCCCCGAGGCGGGGATCCGGGCCGTGCACGAGGCCGGGCTGCTCACCGCGACCGTCGGCGAGCAGTACGGCGGCTCCGGCCTCGGGATCGCGGGCACCGCCCGCATCCTGCACGCGCTGGGGGAGGGGGACCCGTCGGTCGCTCTGATCAGCGCCATGACGATCAGCGTGCACGCCCTCCAGGCCCGCCGCCCGCACTGGCCCGAGGGCCTGTACAAGCGGATCCTCGCGGAGTCCGAACAGGGCCCGGTGCTGCTCAACCACGCCCGCGTCGAGCCCGAGCTGGGCTCCCCGGCGCGGGGCGGGCTGCCCGCGACCACCGCCCGGCGTACGGGGACCGGCTGGTCCATCAGCGGCAGCAAGCGCTTCGTCACCGGCGCCGAGGGCCTGGACTGGTTCCTGGTCTGGGCCACCACCGACGAGCCCGAGCCCCGGGTCGGCACCTTCGCCGTCCCGGGCTCGGCCCCCGGCATCGAGATCGCCGGCCGCTGGGACCACCTGGGCCTGCGGGCCAGCGGCAGCCACGACATCACCTTCCACGAGGTCGAGGTGCCGGACGAGAACCTGGTCGACGTGGCGCCCCAGGGCCCCGGCGCCGAGCAGGACAACCGTGCCCTCGCCGCTCTCCACCTGCCGCTGAACGCCCTCTACCTGGGCGTCGCCCGCGCCGCCCAGCGCTACTTCCACCGCTTCGCCCACGAACGGATCCCCAGCAACCTCGGCCACCCCGTCGCCCGCACCGAACGCTTCCGGCGCGCGGCCGGCGAGATCGAGCTGCTGCTCACCGCCGCCGAACAGCTGGTCTTCACCGGCGCCGAACGCGTCGACGCCGGGGACGGCACCTACACCCCCGAGCAGGCGCTGGGCACCAAGGTGCTGGCCGCCCGGCACGCCCTCACCGCGGTGGAGACGGCCGTCCGGCTGCTCGGCAACCCGGGCCTGAGCCGCGCCAACCCCCTGGAGCGGCACTACCGCGACATCCAGTGCGCCCCCGTCCACGCGCCACAGGACGACATCGTGCTGCTGGCCCTGGGGAAGGCGGCGCTGAGCCGATGA
- a CDS encoding ABC transporter substrate-binding protein: MFRRSAVAALAATALGLSLLTACGGSADAQSSGSGGLSSVTLKVGDTGWARFESALKLAHLDDTPYKVKWSVFQGGDLQLQAVRAGALDVASSSEIPPIFAASDGKANFKVVAVQKGNTLLQEVVAPKGSKITSIAQLKGQKVGYVKNTTAHYFLYELLKQAGLKWSDIKAVPLLPNDGLAALNGGSIAAFASYGGTIIAAHQQGATTVGSGKDILSGNFLWEGSDSTIADKAKRAALADLIARVSKAFAYVRDGHEKEYAQVTAAATKQPVSQALQQIQDGEKQRPTVAGVTGDTAIASEQKVADVFEELGALTQPLKVSSFWTDDLNADLEKALAS; the protein is encoded by the coding sequence ATGTTCCGCAGATCCGCCGTCGCCGCACTCGCTGCCACCGCCCTCGGCCTCTCCCTCCTCACCGCCTGCGGCGGATCCGCCGACGCCCAGAGCAGCGGCTCCGGCGGCCTGTCCTCCGTCACCCTGAAGGTGGGCGACACCGGCTGGGCCCGGTTCGAGTCCGCCCTCAAGCTCGCGCACCTCGACGACACCCCCTACAAGGTGAAGTGGAGCGTCTTCCAGGGCGGCGACCTCCAGCTCCAGGCGGTACGCGCCGGAGCGCTGGACGTGGCGTCCTCCAGCGAGATCCCGCCGATCTTCGCGGCCTCCGACGGCAAGGCCAACTTCAAGGTCGTCGCCGTACAGAAGGGCAACACCCTGCTCCAGGAGGTCGTGGCCCCCAAGGGCTCGAAGATCACCTCCATCGCCCAGCTCAAGGGCCAGAAGGTCGGCTACGTCAAGAACACCACCGCCCACTACTTCCTCTACGAGCTGCTCAAGCAGGCCGGCCTGAAGTGGTCCGACATCAAGGCCGTGCCCCTTCTCCCCAACGACGGCCTGGCCGCCCTCAACGGCGGCTCCATCGCCGCCTTCGCCTCGTACGGCGGGACCATCATCGCCGCCCACCAGCAGGGCGCCACGACCGTCGGCTCGGGCAAGGACATCCTGTCCGGCAACTTCCTGTGGGAGGGCTCAGACAGCACCATCGCCGACAAGGCGAAGCGCGCGGCGCTCGCCGATCTCATCGCCCGGGTCAGCAAGGCGTTCGCGTACGTCCGCGACGGCCACGAGAAGGAATACGCGCAGGTCACCGCCGCCGCCACCAAGCAGCCGGTGAGCCAGGCACTGCAGCAGATCCAGGACGGCGAAAAGCAGCGCCCGACGGTGGCCGGGGTCACCGGCGACACCGCGATCGCCTCCGAGCAGAAGGTGGCCGACGTGTTCGAGGAACTGGGCGCGCTGACCCAGCCGCTGAAGGTCTCCTCCTTCTGGACCGACGACCTCAACGCCGACCTGGAGAAGGCACTCGCCTCATGA
- a CDS encoding LLM class flavin-dependent oxidoreductase, whose product MPVEFISAIHPNRASDGEPVLGLGIDPDHTRRFARALDDGGFDYTLVAYHSSSPDALQLAQFVANNTERLKPMLAHRPGVIFPTHAARAFATLDRISKGRLAVHIISGGSDEEQRREGDYLSKSERYARSDEYIQILRKVWSADGPVSHEGAHYRFEGFSSQVTPHQATIPISVGGSSQDAYRVGGQQGDIFGLWGEPLKETAEQIASVNAYADEAGRPRPRIWVSFRPIIAPTDELAWEKAHRILGQVKAGHTERSKNTHYPAFGTGRPANVGSQRLLDVAARGDLHDRALWTPLATATNASGSTTALVGSPETVAKALLDYVDIGCELLSIRGWDPLNDAIDYARFVLPLVRQELAHRAQTAA is encoded by the coding sequence ATGCCCGTGGAATTCATCAGCGCCATCCACCCCAACCGAGCCTCCGACGGGGAACCCGTCCTCGGCCTGGGCATCGACCCCGACCACACCCGCAGGTTCGCCCGCGCCCTCGACGACGGCGGCTTCGACTACACGCTGGTCGCCTACCACTCCTCCTCGCCCGACGCCCTCCAGCTCGCCCAGTTCGTCGCCAACAACACCGAGCGGCTCAAGCCGATGCTCGCCCACCGCCCCGGCGTGATCTTCCCGACCCATGCGGCCCGTGCCTTCGCCACCCTGGACCGGATCAGCAAGGGCCGGCTCGCGGTGCACATCATCTCCGGCGGCAGCGACGAGGAGCAGCGCCGCGAGGGCGACTACCTCTCCAAGTCCGAGCGCTACGCCCGCTCGGACGAGTACATCCAGATCCTGCGCAAGGTGTGGTCCGCCGACGGCCCGGTCTCCCACGAGGGCGCGCACTACCGCTTCGAGGGCTTCAGCTCACAGGTGACGCCCCATCAGGCCACCATTCCCATCTCCGTGGGCGGCTCCTCGCAGGACGCGTACCGCGTGGGCGGCCAGCAGGGCGACATCTTCGGCCTGTGGGGCGAGCCGCTCAAGGAGACCGCCGAGCAGATCGCCTCCGTCAACGCCTACGCCGACGAGGCCGGCCGCCCCCGGCCCCGGATCTGGGTGTCGTTCCGGCCGATCATCGCCCCGACCGACGAACTGGCCTGGGAGAAGGCCCACCGGATCCTCGGCCAGGTGAAGGCCGGGCACACCGAGCGCTCGAAGAACACCCACTACCCGGCCTTCGGCACCGGCCGCCCGGCCAACGTCGGCTCGCAGCGCCTCCTCGACGTAGCGGCCCGCGGCGATCTGCACGACCGGGCCCTGTGGACGCCGCTGGCCACCGCCACCAACGCCTCCGGCTCCACCACCGCGCTGGTCGGCTCGCCCGAGACCGTGGCGAAGGCGCTGCTGGACTACGTCGACATCGGCTGTGAGCTGCTGTCCATCCGGGGCTGGGACCCGCTCAACGACGCCATCGACTACGCCCGCTTCGTCCTGCCCCTGGTCCGCCAGGAACTCGCCCACCGCGCCCAGACCGCTGCCTGA
- a CDS encoding ABC transporter substrate-binding protein — MTRRLRALAAALALAATAFAATGCGGDAASADASTSGKVTLTIGDQAKSLQTLLNASGALDGTSYKVKWAEFEGAAPLFQALQAGAADTSYAADLPTLQAQSGGVPVKGVAALHNDGTAVGIVVQKNSAVKSVADLKGKKVVVSSAKGGIAEYLLANALQQAGLKYSDVTVQYLLPTDAQAAFTAGKIDAWATFGVYKAVAVQQGGRQIIDGTDGRVSGYGFIGASDKALADAGRKAAIKDFLLRLDKALTWSGTHQAAYAQAIEKASGAKAAVAALIVKQSYGELVPITPAVTKAVQSVADTMHGIKVLDPNVDVATSVDTSLYEG, encoded by the coding sequence ATGACCCGCAGACTCCGGGCCCTCGCCGCCGCCCTCGCCCTCGCAGCCACCGCCTTCGCGGCCACCGGCTGCGGTGGCGACGCGGCCAGCGCGGACGCCTCGACGTCCGGCAAGGTCACCCTCACCATCGGCGACCAGGCCAAGAGCCTGCAGACCCTCCTCAACGCCTCCGGGGCCCTCGACGGCACCTCGTACAAGGTGAAATGGGCCGAGTTCGAGGGCGCCGCCCCCCTCTTCCAGGCCCTCCAGGCAGGCGCCGCCGACACCTCCTACGCCGCCGACCTCCCCACCCTCCAGGCACAGAGCGGCGGCGTGCCCGTCAAGGGCGTCGCGGCCCTGCACAACGACGGCACCGCCGTCGGCATCGTCGTCCAGAAGAACTCCGCGGTGAAGTCGGTGGCCGATCTGAAGGGAAAGAAGGTCGTCGTCTCCTCCGCCAAGGGCGGCATCGCCGAATACCTCCTGGCCAACGCCCTGCAACAGGCCGGTCTGAAGTACTCCGACGTGACCGTGCAGTATCTGCTTCCCACCGACGCCCAGGCCGCCTTCACCGCCGGCAAGATCGACGCCTGGGCCACCTTCGGGGTCTACAAGGCCGTCGCCGTCCAGCAGGGCGGCCGCCAGATCATCGACGGCACGGACGGCCGCGTCAGCGGCTACGGGTTCATCGGCGCCTCGGACAAGGCACTGGCCGACGCGGGCCGCAAAGCCGCGATCAAGGACTTCCTGCTCCGCCTGGACAAGGCCCTGACCTGGAGCGGCACCCACCAGGCGGCGTACGCGCAGGCCATCGAGAAGGCGAGCGGCGCCAAGGCCGCGGTCGCGGCGCTCATCGTGAAGCAGAGCTACGGCGAACTCGTCCCGATCACCCCGGCCGTTACCAAGGCCGTCCAGAGCGTCGCCGACACGATGCACGGCATCAAGGTCCTCGACCCGAACGTGGATGTCGCCACGTCGGTCGACACCAGTCTCTACGAGGGCTGA
- a CDS encoding ABC transporter ATP-binding protein: MTDVTDVTALTDSVEIHGLTRAFDGRTVIDDLDLTIAAGEFVALLGHSGCGKSTLLRILAGLDDEITGEVTVPARRSAAFQSPRLMPWLKVWRNVVLGLPGRADKALATRYLAEVGIEERAGVWPKTLSGGEAQRVSLARALVREPELLLLDEPFGALDALTRGKAQRLVGELWQRHGCSILLVTHDVEEALLLADRVLVMDAGGIAHELNLDLPRPRGLGSPEFVALRSRVLGWLGVPVEAQDIREQHLEGTSS; the protein is encoded by the coding sequence ATGACCGACGTAACCGACGTGACCGCCCTGACCGACAGCGTGGAGATCCACGGCCTGACCCGCGCCTTCGACGGGCGAACCGTCATCGACGACCTCGATCTGACCATCGCCGCAGGCGAGTTCGTCGCCCTCCTCGGCCACAGTGGCTGCGGCAAGAGCACCCTGCTCCGCATCCTGGCCGGCCTCGACGACGAGATCACCGGCGAGGTCACCGTCCCCGCCCGCCGCTCCGCCGCCTTCCAGTCACCCCGGCTGATGCCCTGGCTCAAGGTCTGGCGCAATGTCGTCCTCGGCCTGCCCGGCAGGGCCGACAAGGCGCTGGCCACCCGCTATCTCGCCGAGGTCGGCATCGAGGAGCGGGCCGGGGTCTGGCCCAAGACCCTGTCCGGTGGTGAGGCCCAGCGCGTGTCCCTGGCCCGCGCCCTCGTACGCGAGCCCGAACTGCTCCTGCTCGACGAACCGTTCGGCGCCCTGGACGCCCTCACCCGGGGCAAGGCCCAGCGGCTGGTCGGGGAGCTGTGGCAACGGCACGGCTGCTCGATCCTCCTGGTCACCCACGACGTGGAGGAAGCGCTCCTGCTCGCCGACCGGGTCCTCGTCATGGACGCCGGCGGCATCGCCCACGAGCTCAACCTCGACCTCCCCCGCCCCCGCGGCCTCGGCTCACCCGAATTCGTCGCCCTGCGCAGCCGCGTGCTCGGCTGGCTCGGCGTCCCGGTCGAAGCGCAGGACATCAGAGAACAGCACCTGGAAGGGACCTCCTCATGA
- a CDS encoding ABC transporter permease: MPAVKEHAAPGTAPPEPPAALPATGRLTIRPARRARRIPRLPRALRRTIGPVGLLAAWYLGSVTGVLPENVLASPVDVVRQAVELTSSGELPRAIAASGRRAATGFVIGAAIALALSLTAGLFRLGEDVIDASMGMFRAIPWVGLIPLFIVWFGIDETPKIALVALGVTYPLYFNIYGGIRSADSQLVEAARMLGLGRLGLIRYVILPSALPGALVGLRYALSTAWLALVFGEQINADAGIGYLMSNAEQYFRTDVIVLCLAVYAILGLLCDFVVRLLSKRLLSWRASFDGDGA; encoded by the coding sequence ATGCCCGCAGTCAAGGAGCACGCCGCCCCCGGCACTGCCCCGCCCGAGCCGCCCGCCGCCCTGCCGGCCACCGGCCGTCTCACCATCCGCCCCGCCCGCCGGGCCCGCCGGATACCCCGCCTGCCGCGGGCCCTGCGCCGGACCATCGGCCCGGTCGGCCTGCTGGCCGCCTGGTACCTCGGCAGCGTCACCGGCGTACTGCCGGAGAACGTCCTGGCCTCGCCCGTCGACGTCGTGCGCCAGGCCGTCGAGCTGACCTCCAGCGGCGAACTGCCGCGCGCCATCGCCGCCTCCGGGCGCCGCGCCGCGACCGGCTTCGTCATCGGCGCTGCCATCGCGCTGGCGCTGTCGCTGACCGCCGGGCTCTTCCGGCTCGGCGAGGACGTCATCGACGCGTCGATGGGCATGTTCCGGGCCATCCCCTGGGTCGGCCTGATCCCGCTGTTCATCGTCTGGTTCGGCATCGACGAGACCCCGAAGATCGCCCTGGTGGCCCTCGGCGTCACCTACCCCCTCTACTTCAACATCTACGGCGGCATCCGCTCCGCCGACTCCCAACTCGTCGAAGCCGCCCGGATGCTGGGCCTCGGCCGACTCGGCCTGATCCGCTACGTCATCCTCCCCTCCGCCCTCCCCGGCGCCCTGGTCGGCCTGCGCTATGCGCTGTCCACCGCCTGGCTGGCCCTGGTGTTCGGCGAGCAGATCAACGCCGACGCCGGCATCGGCTACCTGATGAGCAACGCCGAGCAGTACTTCCGCACCGACGTGATCGTGCTCTGCCTCGCGGTGTACGCGATCCTCGGGCTGCTCTGCGACTTCGTCGTACGCCTGCTCTCCAAGCGCCTGCTGTCCTGGCGGGCCTCCTTCGACGGCGACGGGGCGTGA
- a CDS encoding sulfurtransferase produces MTTAVTITPGALDRALASGAPPVVLDVRWQLGDPNGREYYRVGHIPGAVFADLDTELAAPPSPQGGRHPLPDPEALQAAARRWGISAGRAVVVYDDNGNTAAARAWWLLRWAGVADVTILDGALAAWQGAGLRLEAGDPEGVPPGDITLTPGALPVLDADEAAELARKGLLLDARAAERYRGETEPVDPRAGHIPGALSAPTGDNLTTAGAFLTPAELRARFASLGADPDEPAVPVGVYCGSGVTAAHQIAALAIAGIDAALFPGSWSAWSADPARPAVTGPHPG; encoded by the coding sequence ATGACCACCGCCGTCACCATCACCCCGGGCGCCCTGGACCGCGCCCTCGCCTCCGGCGCCCCGCCCGTCGTCCTCGACGTACGGTGGCAGCTCGGCGACCCCAACGGACGTGAGTACTACCGCGTCGGCCACATCCCCGGCGCCGTCTTCGCCGACCTCGACACCGAACTGGCCGCGCCGCCGAGCCCGCAGGGCGGCCGCCATCCGCTGCCCGACCCCGAGGCCCTGCAGGCGGCCGCCCGCCGCTGGGGCATCAGCGCCGGGCGGGCCGTCGTGGTCTACGACGACAACGGCAACACCGCCGCCGCCCGCGCCTGGTGGCTGCTGCGCTGGGCGGGCGTGGCGGACGTGACGATCCTCGACGGCGCGCTGGCCGCCTGGCAGGGCGCCGGCCTGCGCCTGGAGGCCGGCGACCCCGAAGGCGTACCGCCTGGGGACATCACCCTCACCCCCGGCGCGCTCCCCGTCCTGGACGCCGACGAGGCCGCGGAGCTCGCCCGCAAGGGCCTGCTCCTCGACGCCCGCGCCGCCGAGCGCTACCGGGGCGAGACCGAGCCCGTCGACCCCCGGGCCGGCCACATCCCGGGCGCGCTCAGCGCCCCCACCGGCGACAACCTCACCACCGCCGGAGCCTTCCTGACGCCCGCCGAACTCCGCGCCCGGTTCGCGTCATTGGGCGCCGATCCCGATGAACCGGCCGTCCCCGTCGGCGTCTACTGCGGCTCCGGCGTCACCGCCGCCCACCAGATCGCCGCCCTCGCCATCGCCGGCATCGACGCCGCCCTCTTCCCCGGCTCCTGGTCCGCCTGGTCCGCCGACCCCGCCCGCCCCGCCGTGACCGGCCCGCACCCGGGCTGA
- a CDS encoding alpha/beta hydrolase — protein MTYDQSVHAWDEPEGLAPRGTLIVLPGRGEHGGVYERFGRRLAFDAYRVRVLGDATRDPAVPGQAAKLLLDEADPGPKILVGSDTGARYAAALAAHDGNRADALILAGLPTSDTALTGAGWEAELDLRTACSTHRGRLTADQGFLRGALAGQLPDGLPAADLDRVTVPVLGLHGGDDAVSPLAAARRAYSGFPGVQLVGIEGGRHDVLNDANHRTVAATIVLFLERLRLSPELPAIATPEAAA, from the coding sequence ATGACCTACGACCAGTCTGTCCACGCCTGGGACGAGCCCGAGGGCCTGGCCCCTCGCGGCACCCTGATCGTGCTGCCCGGACGCGGCGAACACGGCGGCGTGTACGAGCGGTTCGGCCGCCGCCTGGCCTTCGACGCCTACCGGGTACGCGTCCTGGGCGACGCCACCCGCGACCCGGCCGTCCCCGGGCAGGCCGCGAAACTGCTGCTCGACGAGGCCGATCCCGGCCCGAAGATACTGGTCGGCTCGGACACCGGGGCCCGCTACGCGGCAGCCCTCGCCGCGCATGACGGAAATCGGGCCGACGCGCTGATCCTGGCGGGGCTGCCCACCTCCGACACGGCCCTGACCGGCGCCGGCTGGGAGGCCGAACTCGACCTGCGCACGGCGTGTTCCACCCACCGGGGCCGCCTCACCGCTGACCAGGGCTTCCTGCGCGGAGCGCTGGCCGGGCAGCTCCCCGACGGGCTCCCGGCCGCCGACCTGGACCGCGTCACCGTACCCGTGCTCGGCCTGCACGGCGGCGACGACGCCGTCAGCCCGCTCGCCGCCGCCCGGCGCGCGTACAGCGGCTTCCCCGGTGTGCAGCTCGTCGGCATCGAGGGCGGGCGGCACGACGTGCTCAACGACGCCAACCACCGCACCGTCGCCGCCACCATCGTGCTCTTCCTCGAACGGCTCCGGCTGTCGCCCGAACTGCCCGCCATCGCCACGCCGGAGGCCGCCGCATGA
- a CDS encoding LysR substrate-binding domain-containing protein, with translation MAHVLDIVALRSLIAVADCGGFHRAAESLTLSQSAVSQHVRRLEKTLGRPAVERDGRRTRFTAEGALLLEQARRIIAVHDEALRTLLGEEADTVVIGSTEHAADHILPRLTAAVRAVLPECRVRFRIDRSARLVEAVDRGTVDLAVYVTEAAGTEGIPVGGLPLTWYAAPGWTAPPAPAPLPLVAIEDPCAIRRRALGVLAEGGIPATVVCDAGYLAGVLDAARAGLGTALLATVGGQGPDGLAQRPDLPPVPAIRMSAHARRGADPEMVAAAVAAVRELFAQSATVRAA, from the coding sequence ATGGCACATGTGCTCGACATCGTGGCGCTCCGCAGCCTCATCGCCGTCGCGGACTGCGGTGGCTTCCACCGCGCCGCCGAGTCACTGACGCTCAGCCAGTCCGCCGTCAGCCAGCACGTGCGGCGGCTGGAGAAGACCCTCGGCCGCCCGGCCGTCGAGCGCGACGGCCGCCGCACCCGGTTCACCGCCGAGGGCGCGCTGCTGCTGGAGCAGGCCCGCCGCATCATCGCCGTCCACGACGAGGCGCTGCGCACCCTTCTCGGCGAGGAGGCCGACACGGTCGTCATCGGCTCCACCGAGCACGCCGCCGACCACATCCTGCCCCGGCTGACGGCCGCCGTCCGCGCCGTACTGCCGGAATGCCGGGTGCGCTTCCGCATCGACCGTTCGGCACGGCTGGTCGAAGCCGTGGACCGGGGCACCGTCGATCTCGCGGTGTACGTCACCGAGGCCGCCGGCACCGAGGGCATCCCGGTCGGCGGCCTGCCGCTGACCTGGTACGCCGCCCCCGGCTGGACCGCTCCCCCGGCCCCGGCGCCCCTGCCGCTGGTCGCCATCGAGGACCCCTGCGCCATCCGCCGCCGAGCCCTCGGCGTCCTGGCCGAGGGCGGCATCCCCGCCACCGTGGTCTGCGACGCCGGCTACCTGGCCGGCGTCCTCGACGCCGCCCGCGCCGGTCTCGGCACCGCCCTCCTCGCCACCGTCGGTGGCCAGGGCCCCGACGGCCTCGCCCAGCGCCCCGACCTGCCCCCCGTACCCGCGATCCGGATGAGCGCCCACGCCCGCCGGGGCGCCGACCCCGAGATGGTCGCGGCGGCCGTCGCCGCCGTCCGGGAGCTGTTCGCGCAGTCGGCGACCGTGCGGGCGGCCTGA
- a CDS encoding TetR/AcrR family transcriptional regulator encodes MAEKTRRRGAALEEAILGAAVDELTESGYAGLTMDKVATRAGTNKNAIYRRWPNRLALGIAAYRQLTTTVQPPDTGALRDDALEWLRQANRYWGSPLGAILRELLSAAGGTAELLAQLQDQSGDAAAAPWLTILGRAVARGEAAPEALHPRVATVAMVLLRNEFVVRGVPAAPDDVLVEIVDEVYLPLVRSRGGRRLV; translated from the coding sequence ATGGCGGAGAAGACGCGGCGACGCGGAGCCGCCCTGGAGGAGGCGATCCTGGGCGCCGCGGTGGACGAGCTCACCGAGTCCGGATACGCCGGGCTGACCATGGACAAGGTCGCCACCCGCGCAGGCACCAACAAGAACGCCATCTACCGCCGCTGGCCGAACCGCCTCGCGCTCGGCATCGCCGCCTATCGGCAGCTGACCACGACGGTCCAACCGCCCGACACCGGCGCTCTGCGCGATGACGCCCTCGAATGGCTACGTCAGGCGAACCGCTACTGGGGCTCCCCCCTCGGCGCGATCCTGCGCGAACTGCTTTCCGCCGCCGGTGGCACTGCGGAACTCCTGGCGCAGCTTCAGGACCAGTCCGGCGACGCCGCGGCCGCCCCCTGGCTGACCATCCTCGGGCGCGCGGTCGCACGCGGCGAAGCAGCCCCCGAAGCGCTCCATCCCCGGGTCGCGACCGTGGCCATGGTCCTGCTGCGCAACGAGTTCGTCGTGCGCGGTGTCCCCGCCGCACCCGACGACGTCCTCGTCGAGATCGTCGACGAGGTGTACCTCCCGCTGGTGCGCAGCCGAGGCGGGCGACGGCTCGTGTGA